The DNA region CCGCGGTCGTCGCCAACCAGCCCGAACATCTGGCGGGGGTGCTCGACATCGACGCGTCGGACAAGATCGCGCGCTTCATCCGCTTCGCGGACTCGTTCAACATCCCGCTCGTGACCCTGGTCGATTGCCCCGGGTTCCTGCCCGGCGCCGACCAGGAGCGCAACGGCATCATCCGGCACGGCGCCAAGATCGTGTACGCCTACGCCGAAGCGACCGTGCCGAAGGTCTCGGTCGTGCTGCGGAAGGCGTACGGCGGCGCCTACATCGTCATGAGCAGCAAGATGATCCGCACCGACGTCTGCCTCGCGTGGCCGACCGCCGAGGTGGCGGTAATGGGGGCCAAGGGAGCCGTCAGCATCCTCTACGCGCGCCAACTGAAGCAGGAGCTGCCCTCGAAGCGCGAAGCGGAGCGCGCGCGGCTCGAGGACGAGTTCGAGAAGCAGTTCAACTCCCCTTACGCGGCGGCCGCCACGGGGCACATCGACGACGTGATCTACCCGCGCGAAACCCGCGCGCGCGTCGTCGCCGCGCTCGACTTCCTGAAGGACAAGCAGACCGCGGCGATGCCCAAGAAGCATGGCAACATCCCGTTGTAGCCGCCCGTCGCGGCGGGCTGCCGAGGCCGCGCGATGACGCCCGAGCTGCAGACGGTCCTGGAGATCGCCGGCGTCGGCTCGACGTTGCTGTTTCTCTCGCTCGGCGGACTCGTCACCCTGATGTACGCGCTGACGTCGCCGCTGCTCTACGGCGGGCTGCGGCTGTCCCGCGGCAGCGGCACGGGCAGGACGAAGGCGGCGGAGCAGGCCCGGCTGGAAGCCGCGGCCGAGCAGGAGCGGCAGCGGCAGGCCGTCGCCATCGCGGTGGCGATCGCGCGGGCGCGAGCGGCGCGACCCGCGCCGCTGGAATCGGACGTGGCCGCCTGGCGGCGGCTGCACCGGGCCAGCCGGTTCGCCCAGTCGACCGAACGGGCGAGGGTCCGCCTGTGACCCGCTACCGCGTCACCATCGACGGCCGCGTGTACGACGTCGACATCGACGACCCGCGCGCCAGACCGGTCACCGCCCGCTTGTCGGGAACGGCGTACTCGGTGGATGTCGAGCCCACGCGCAGCGCCGCCGCCCCGGAAGCGGCGCCGGCGGCCGAGCCCGAGCCCGGGCCGTCCGAGGAACCGTCCACCGCGCCGCTCTTTCCGTCCGAGTCCTCGCCGGAGGGAGGCGGCGCGCCGCGCACGATGACCGCGCCGATTCCGGGCGCCGTCACCAAGGTGGCCGCGGCCGTCGGCCTGTCCGTCGAGCGCGGCGGCGAGTTGCTCACCATCGAAGCGATGAAGATGTTCAACGTGATTCGCTCGCCGTGGCGGGGCACCGTCACCACGGTGCACGTCAAGGACGGCG from Acidobacteriota bacterium includes:
- a CDS encoding acetyl-CoA carboxylase biotin carboxyl carrier protein subunit; its protein translation is MSGTAYSVDVEPTRSAAAPEAAPAAEPEPGPSEEPSTAPLFPSESSPEGGGAPRTMTAPIPGAVTKVAAAVGLSVERGGELLTIEAMKMFNVIRSPWRGTVTTVHVKDGDRVVQGQPLVTLTPS